In Geotalea uraniireducens, the genomic window TCGGCGGCTTTCTCCAGGAACACATGGTAACGATCAGGAAAGTCGGCGGGGTGCTGATTATTATCTTCGGCATCCATGTCAGTGGCCTGGTGCCGATTCATCTTCTGTTGGGGGAAAAGCGGATCTCGCTCCATCGCAAGCCGGCCGGGTATTTCGGCAGCTTTTTGGTCGGCCTGGCGTTTGCCGCCGGCTGGACTCCCTGCATCGGGCCGATCCTGGCCTCGATCCTGATGGTTGCCGCCACCGAGGAAACGATCAGCCACGGGATTATCCTGCTCTTGGTCTATTCGATGGGGCTGGCAATCCCGTTCTTCCTCGCCTCCCTCGCTATGCATCAGTTTTTGGTGTTTTTCAACCGCTTCAAAAAGTATATCCGGCTCTTGGAGATTGTTACCGGCGTTTTCCTTGTTGTCGTCGGGGTGATGATCTACGGCAACTACCTCAACATCCTCTCCCGGTACGCGATGAAATGGTTTGGAGGGATGTAGCGGATGACTGGTAGTGCTCTTTCGTTCCAGCTGGCCGTGGTCGATCTTGATGCCACGGAGGCGTTCTATGTTGGCATCCTGGAACTTGACGTAACTAGGGCGCTGACCGTTCGCGGCGCCCCAGAGCATCTGATCCTCAAGCAGCAGGGGTTCGAGATCATTTTCGTCGAGGACGACAACGTCCTCCAGGCGCATCCGCTGTTGGCAGAGCGTTTCGAAGAGTACCCCAAAGGGGTTGGCATGACTTTCCACCTGGCGGTGGATGACATTGAAGATGTCTACCAAGCGGTAGTTGAGGAAGAACTGGAAATCTTTTATCCACTGGAGCTGCGCCCTTACGGAGTCAAAGAATTCTGGTGTTTCGACCCGGACGGCTATCTGCTGGTAGTGGAAGAGGCCAGTACGCGCCAACCGTGATCGGCGCGGGTATTCGGGGGAGCTGTAGGGACGTGACCAGTCACGTCCCTATTTTTGTTCGTTTTTCTTGTCGTCCTTCCGCACGGGAGAACAGGAATCGGCCATTCAGGTCTGAACGCCAAAGCGGGGGAGGATCACCCGGTTGAGGATGATCCAGAAGGCGAGAAAGCCGAGCATGATCAAGATGTCTTTCATAATGTCACCTCTGCATTTCTTATATCAGATATAAGGTAGAATATATAGATAAAACAATTGGCCCGGCGGGGTGGCATCGTCGGGCCCGATGACTGCCGTATTATGTCTCAAGGGGTGAGATCATGTTCTTTCATCAGCGGGGCGAAAGAAAACACGGCATTATGTCGGACATTCCCGTTGACGGCAGCCGCTGTGCCGGATGTGCCGCCGACTGCTGCCGGGGATTTTTCAGTGTCGCTCTGACGCCGGAGGAATACGCGTTGCTGCAGCGGCTCGGGGCGCGGCGGCTCGAATTTACCCTAAGCGGCCGTTTCTATCTGATCATCGAAAATGGCTGTGAGTTCCTCTGCGAGGACCGTTGCGGCATATACGAGTCCCGGCCTACCATCTGCCGGCGATTCACCTGTAGTGACGGCGACAAGCCGGCTGCTGGCCGGTAGGGCGGGACGAACCGGCCGACCGTTGCCTTGCTTGAAGAATTGAATTTCGCCTCTCCATACATTCTTACTTGACAACTTCACTTGGCAAATTTATATTGAAAATCACTTTCAACTGTGGAGCGGGTGTGAACAAGGCCAAAAAGAAAATCTTTGCCGACTTCATCGCTGACCGGGGGCTGAAGACCACCCGCCAGCGGGATATAATTCTCGATGCTTTTCTCGCTTCAGATCGTCACCTGAGTATCGAGGACCTCTACCTCAAGCTGCGTACTAGCCACCCGAACATCGGTTACGCCACCGTCTACCGGACCCTGAAGCTGTTTGCCGAATCGGGCATCGCCCGGGAGATCCAGTTCGGCGACGGACAGACCCGTTACGAGCATGTGGAGCAGGGCGAGCACCACGACCACTTGGTCTGCACCGGCTGCGGGGCGATCATCGA contains:
- a CDS encoding cytochrome c biogenesis CcdA family protein, giving the protein MEPSHITYFGAFFAGLLSFLSPCVLPLIPSFITYITGLSFADLQSEHPTHKVRQLTIIHTLLFIGGFTFVFVLLGASATFVGGFLQEHMVTIRKVGGVLIIIFGIHVSGLVPIHLLLGEKRISLHRKPAGYFGSFLVGLAFAAGWTPCIGPILASILMVAATEETISHGIILLLVYSMGLAIPFFLASLAMHQFLVFFNRFKKYIRLLEIVTGVFLVVVGVMIYGNYLNILSRYAMKWFGGM
- a CDS encoding VOC family protein yields the protein MTGSALSFQLAVVDLDATEAFYVGILELDVTRALTVRGAPEHLILKQQGFEIIFVEDDNVLQAHPLLAERFEEYPKGVGMTFHLAVDDIEDVYQAVVEEELEIFYPLELRPYGVKEFWCFDPDGYLLVVEEASTRQP
- a CDS encoding YkgJ family cysteine cluster protein — translated: MFFHQRGERKHGIMSDIPVDGSRCAGCAADCCRGFFSVALTPEEYALLQRLGARRLEFTLSGRFYLIIENGCEFLCEDRCGIYESRPTICRRFTCSDGDKPAAGR
- a CDS encoding Fur family transcriptional regulator, with the protein product MNKAKKKIFADFIADRGLKTTRQRDIILDAFLASDRHLSIEDLYLKLRTSHPNIGYATVYRTLKLFAESGIAREIQFGDGQTRYEHVEQGEHHDHLVCTGCGAIIEFENEAIEKLQDKVAASHDFLIQYHKLELYGLCPKCRK